Proteins from a genomic interval of Crassostrea angulata isolate pt1a10 chromosome 7, ASM2561291v2, whole genome shotgun sequence:
- the LOC128157274 gene encoding uncharacterized protein LOC128157274 — MYVLATYPNRDSSLSPLKETCEMEKERPFLVYPVRKPTILREKKELPREHHRLLFFCLFIINLAALLKIYQSNQYLNKLTVITQNFRSDIDKLAIHHRLLLTKLQQLVRQFNFKDVVETFNTTSDGT; from the exons ATGTACGTACTAGCGACTTATCCGAATAGAG ATAGTTCCCTTTCCCCACTAAAAGAAACTTGTGAAATGGAGAAAGAGAGACCTTTCCTGGTATATCCAGTACGAAAACCGACGATACTGCGCGAGAAGAAAGAATTACCAAGGGAACATCACCGGCTTCTATTCTTCTGTCTCTTCATCATAAATTTGGCTGCCTTACTGAAGATCTATCAATCTAACCAGTATTTGAACAAACTCACCGTCATTACACAAAACTTCAGATCAGACATAGACAAACTTGCCATCCACCATCGACTGTTACTTACCAAGCTACAACAACTCGTCAGGCAATTCAATTTTAAGGACGTTGTGGAAACCTTTAATACTACCAGCGATGGAACATGA